The following proteins are encoded in a genomic region of Ferviditalea candida:
- a CDS encoding TIGR01777 family oxidoreductase gives MKIAVAGGTGFIGSRLIHGLTANGHEVIVISRTKREGVFHENVRFVSWDELRENTDVLEGSDVIVNLAGETINQLWTEKAKQRILQSRIGAAERIAAVVSRLGKKPYTVINSSGISAYGTSDSESYREESRTAADDFLSRVAADWEHAADSIPAARLVKLRTGVVLGHGGALPLMLLPYKLGFGGRLGSGRQWLSWIHIDDMVSIIHYCMENGSISGPINCTSPQPVTNDEFGRAVGRALNRPHWLPMPAPVFRLLLGEMSDLLLKGQKVLPGKLLESGFRFRYPTLDDALRNLLRRS, from the coding sequence ATGAAAATAGCTGTGGCCGGCGGTACGGGCTTCATCGGCAGCCGCTTGATTCACGGGTTGACCGCCAACGGGCATGAAGTGATCGTGATTTCCAGAACCAAGAGAGAAGGCGTTTTCCATGAAAATGTCCGTTTCGTGAGCTGGGACGAACTCCGGGAAAATACGGATGTGCTGGAGGGAAGCGATGTCATAGTCAATTTGGCGGGAGAGACGATCAACCAGCTCTGGACGGAAAAGGCCAAGCAGCGGATCCTGCAATCCAGGATCGGCGCGGCTGAACGAATCGCCGCTGTCGTATCCCGTCTTGGGAAGAAGCCGTATACGGTGATCAACAGCTCGGGAATTTCGGCATACGGCACATCCGATTCAGAAAGCTATAGGGAGGAAAGCCGCACGGCTGCCGACGATTTTTTGTCCCGGGTGGCTGCAGATTGGGAACATGCTGCGGACTCCATTCCGGCCGCTCGCCTGGTCAAACTGCGTACCGGAGTCGTATTGGGTCACGGCGGCGCGCTTCCGCTCATGCTGCTGCCGTACAAATTGGGATTCGGGGGAAGGCTGGGAAGCGGCAGACAGTGGCTGTCCTGGATTCATATTGACGATATGGTTTCGATCATTCATTATTGTATGGAGAACGGATCGATATCGGGTCCGATCAATTGCACAAGTCCGCAGCCGGTGACGAACGATGAGTTTGGCCGGGCTGTTGGACGCGCGCTGAACCGACCGCACTGGCTTCCGATGCCGGCGCCTGTTTTTCGGCTCTTGCTCGGCGAGATGTCCGATTTGCTGCTGAAGGGCCAAAAGGTGCTGCCTGGTAAATTGCTGGAATCAGGCTTTCGGTTTCGTTATCCGACGCTGGACGATGCGCTGCGGAATTTGCTGCGCCGTTCATAA
- the leuC gene encoding 3-isopropylmalate dehydratase large subunit — protein MAKTLFEKIWDNHVIHQEAGKPSIIYIDLHLVHEVTSPQAFEGLRLAGRKVRRPDLTYATMDHNIPTKDRYNISDPISKQQVDTLTRNCQEFGIKLYDLDNLDQGVVHVMGPELGLTHPGKTIVCGDSHTSTHGAFGALAFGIGTSEVEHVLATQCLQQAKPKTMEVHVKGSLKPGITAKDLILGIIAKYGTDFATGYVVEYTGEAIRNLTMEQRMTVCNMSIEAGARAGMIAPDETTFNYLRGREFVPQGEAFDKIVEEWKKLATDSGAVYDARVEFDADSLIPQVTWGTSPGMGTDISAKVPAPEDFATENERKAAEKALEYMGLVPGTPMEEVKIDRVFIGSCTNGRIEDLRAAAKIVQGYQVASHVQAMVVPGSGRVKLQAEKEGLDKIFIEAGFEWRDAGCSMCLAMNPDMLEPGERCASTSNRNFEGRQGRGGRTHLVSPEMAAAAAIKGHFTDVRDWKFNNDPVTV, from the coding sequence ATGGCAAAAACATTGTTCGAAAAAATTTGGGATAACCACGTCATTCACCAGGAAGCAGGCAAACCGAGCATTATCTATATCGACCTGCATCTGGTGCATGAGGTAACCTCCCCTCAGGCGTTCGAGGGACTGCGCTTGGCCGGCAGGAAGGTTCGCCGTCCGGATTTGACGTATGCCACAATGGATCACAACATTCCCACCAAGGACAGATACAACATCAGCGACCCGATATCCAAGCAGCAGGTGGATACGCTGACCCGCAATTGCCAGGAATTCGGCATCAAGCTGTATGACCTGGATAATCTCGATCAGGGCGTCGTTCACGTCATGGGTCCGGAGCTCGGATTGACGCATCCCGGCAAAACGATCGTCTGCGGCGACAGCCATACTTCCACGCACGGCGCTTTCGGAGCGCTGGCATTCGGAATCGGAACGAGCGAGGTTGAGCATGTTCTGGCGACCCAGTGCCTGCAGCAGGCCAAACCGAAAACGATGGAAGTCCACGTCAAGGGCAGCTTGAAACCGGGCATAACGGCCAAGGACCTGATTCTCGGCATCATCGCCAAATACGGAACCGATTTTGCGACGGGCTATGTCGTCGAATATACCGGTGAAGCCATTCGCAATTTGACGATGGAGCAGCGGATGACCGTCTGCAACATGTCGATTGAAGCGGGCGCCCGCGCCGGCATGATCGCCCCGGATGAAACCACATTCAATTATTTGCGCGGACGCGAATTCGTGCCCCAAGGCGAGGCATTCGATAAAATCGTAGAAGAGTGGAAGAAGCTTGCGACCGATTCCGGCGCGGTTTATGATGCTCGTGTCGAATTCGATGCCGATTCGTTGATTCCGCAGGTGACTTGGGGAACTAGTCCGGGCATGGGCACCGATATTTCGGCCAAGGTTCCGGCACCGGAGGATTTTGCGACGGAGAATGAACGCAAAGCGGCGGAAAAAGCGCTCGAATACATGGGACTTGTCCCGGGAACTCCGATGGAGGAAGTGAAGATCGACCGCGTATTCATCGGCTCCTGCACCAACGGCCGGATCGAGGATCTGCGCGCCGCGGCCAAGATCGTTCAAGGTTATCAGGTGGCTTCGCACGTGCAAGCGATGGTCGTGCCGGGGTCAGGCCGCGTGAAATTGCAGGCCGAGAAAGAAGGACTGGATAAAATCTTCATCGAGGCCGGCTTTGAGTGGCGCGATGCCGGATGCAGCATGTGTCTGGCGATGAATCCGGATATGCTGGAGCCGGGCGAGCGCTGCGCTTCGACATCGAACCGCAATTTCGAAGGCCGCCAGGGACGCGGAGGAAGAACGCATCTCGTTTCGCCGGAGATGGCTGCCGCAGCCGCAATCAAGGGACATTTCACAGACGTCAGGGATTGGAAATTCAACAACGATCCCGTCACCGTTTAA
- a CDS encoding MFS transporter, whose translation MDSNRSFFRYENAIVLMMFFTFGFVFMERLSIVFLFPFISQDLHLNNAQIGMITSVLAVTWAISGWVFGSLSDLSGSRKKILLPITLAFSVLSFLSGVAKSFGSMLVVRGLMGLSEGPVLPIAQASVIADSSEKRRGFNIGFVQSSLGLLGATITPIIVTAVAVKYSWHSAFYMVGIPGIVMFFVLWKYMREPKLTPEQDAVHGKVNRKDFAVVYRNRNVWLSSIISALFMTWLFVFTTFAPVYLMTVDKFKAEEMGLIMAAIGFGSFVWGFVGPAISDKVGRKPTLIGFCLIAALSPIALAVVHASVPVMMLLGFLTAVGQGCFPLFMAVIPGESLPFRFVATAVAMTQFIGEIVGGTITPTLAGFAADAWGLQAPMWIAAGGAVLSAVVATGLKETAPARVKTANLGGNVPA comes from the coding sequence ATGGATTCAAATCGTTCTTTTTTCAGGTATGAAAACGCTATCGTGTTGATGATGTTTTTCACGTTCGGATTTGTCTTTATGGAAAGATTGAGCATCGTTTTCCTGTTTCCGTTCATTTCCCAGGATCTGCATCTGAACAATGCGCAGATCGGAATGATCACGTCGGTGCTGGCGGTTACCTGGGCGATCTCCGGTTGGGTATTCGGATCGTTATCCGACTTATCCGGCTCACGCAAGAAAATTCTGCTGCCGATTACGCTCGCTTTCTCGGTGCTTTCCTTTTTGTCGGGGGTGGCGAAGAGCTTTGGCAGCATGCTTGTCGTCCGCGGCTTGATGGGACTGTCCGAGGGCCCGGTGCTGCCGATTGCGCAGGCCAGCGTCATCGCCGATTCCTCGGAGAAGCGCCGCGGCTTCAACATCGGGTTCGTGCAAAGCTCGCTCGGGCTGCTCGGGGCGACGATCACCCCGATTATCGTGACCGCCGTCGCCGTCAAATACTCTTGGCATTCCGCCTTTTACATGGTCGGTATTCCGGGGATCGTCATGTTCTTTGTTTTGTGGAAATACATGAGAGAGCCCAAGCTGACGCCTGAGCAGGATGCTGTGCACGGCAAGGTCAACCGCAAGGACTTTGCGGTCGTGTACCGCAACCGGAACGTGTGGTTGAGCTCGATCATCTCCGCATTGTTCATGACTTGGCTGTTTGTGTTCACGACTTTTGCTCCTGTTTACCTGATGACGGTCGATAAGTTCAAGGCCGAGGAAATGGGACTGATCATGGCGGCGATCGGCTTCGGCTCGTTCGTATGGGGCTTTGTGGGACCGGCAATATCCGATAAAGTGGGCAGAAAGCCGACGCTCATCGGATTTTGCCTGATCGCGGCGTTGTCGCCGATCGCTCTGGCTGTGGTTCATGCGTCGGTGCCTGTGATGATGCTGCTGGGCTTTTTGACCGCAGTCGGACAAGGTTGCTTCCCGCTGTTCATGGCGGTCATCCCCGGCGAGTCGCTGCCGTTCCGCTTCGTTGCCACTGCTGTCGCGATGACGCAGTTCATCGGCGAAATCGTCGGCGGCACGATCACGCCGACGCTGGCCGGTTTTGCCGCAGACGCGTGGGGCCTGCAAGCTCCGATGTGGATTGCTGCCGGAGGCGCCGTGCTGAGCGCGGTGGTCGCAACCGGGTTGAAGGAAACCGCTCCGGCGAGGGTCAAGACGGCCAATCTCGGAGGGAATGTACCGGCATAA
- a CDS encoding pyridoxal phosphate-dependent aminotransferase has translation MLLKRLPTQFFATLTKKARQEIAQGHDVINLGQGNPDLPTPDHIVKALQESAENPEFHRYPPFTGYGFLKEAVARRYQEDYGVALDPETEVAVLFGAKAGLVEISQCLLNPGDVCLVPDPGYPDYWSGVALAEGRMVFMPLTESNGFLPDYSAISPEDANLAKLMFVNYPNNPTGAVAPMDFYEETIRFAAKYNIVVASDFAYGAIGFDGRRPISFLQLPGAKEVGVEFYTLSKTYNMAGWRVGFAIGNAQIIEMINLIQDHYYCSLFGGIQYAAAEALNGPQACVSQLTATYESRRDTLFAALGRIGWQAKKSAGSFFTWLPVPKGYTSSELADLLLDKAKVVVAPGVGFGRFGEGYVRLGLLTTEERLEEAVARIEKLNLF, from the coding sequence ATGCTCTTAAAGCGGCTTCCGACGCAATTTTTCGCCACTCTCACCAAGAAGGCGCGGCAGGAGATCGCCCAAGGGCATGACGTCATCAACCTCGGCCAGGGCAATCCCGACCTTCCGACTCCGGACCATATCGTCAAGGCGCTTCAGGAGTCCGCGGAAAATCCGGAATTCCACCGCTACCCGCCCTTTACCGGCTATGGATTTTTGAAGGAAGCTGTCGCTAGGCGATATCAGGAAGATTATGGCGTCGCCCTCGATCCGGAAACGGAAGTGGCGGTTCTTTTCGGAGCAAAAGCGGGATTAGTGGAAATCAGCCAATGCCTGCTTAACCCCGGTGATGTTTGCCTCGTCCCGGATCCGGGCTACCCGGATTATTGGTCCGGGGTGGCCCTCGCGGAAGGACGGATGGTGTTCATGCCGCTCACCGAATCCAATGGATTCCTTCCGGACTATTCGGCCATCTCCCCGGAGGACGCGAATCTGGCGAAGCTGATGTTTGTCAATTATCCCAACAATCCGACGGGCGCAGTCGCACCGATGGATTTTTATGAAGAGACCATCCGCTTTGCCGCCAAATACAATATCGTAGTGGCCAGCGATTTCGCCTACGGGGCGATCGGTTTCGACGGCAGGCGCCCCATCAGCTTCCTGCAGCTGCCGGGGGCCAAAGAAGTCGGCGTCGAATTCTACACCTTGTCCAAAACTTACAATATGGCCGGCTGGCGCGTCGGGTTCGCCATCGGGAATGCGCAGATCATCGAAATGATCAATCTGATCCAGGACCACTACTACTGTAGCCTGTTCGGCGGAATTCAATATGCAGCCGCCGAAGCTTTGAACGGGCCTCAGGCTTGTGTTTCGCAGCTGACCGCCACCTATGAAAGCCGGCGGGATACGCTGTTCGCCGCGCTCGGCCGAATCGGCTGGCAGGCGAAGAAATCGGCCGGCTCCTTCTTTACATGGCTTCCCGTCCCTAAAGGATACACTTCGTCTGAGCTAGCCGATCTGCTGTTGGACAAAGCCAAAGTGGTCGTCGCGCCGGGCGTCGGTTTCGGCCGCTTCGGCGAAGGATACGTGCGGTTGGGACTGTTGACAACGGAAGAACGCTTAGAGGAAGCGGTCGCCAGAATCGAAAAGTTGAATTTGTTTTGA
- a CDS encoding carbon-nitrogen family hydrolase: MNKPTRWNVSLLQMDVKIGEPEENFANLERMLGEAVRSEAKPDLILFPEMWNTGYALDRIHDISDRDGERTKRFLSAFSREHQVNIVGGSIADLRQGSVRNTIYVFDRSGNVVADYSKIHLFGLMDEEKYLVAGDRAGRLEIDGIPAGMMICYDIRFPELSRTLALNGAQILFVPAEWPHPRLHHWRTLLTARAIENQMYIVACNRVGTSGTTEFFGHSMVIDPWGEILAEGGEQEAVLNAVIDLSLVDKVRGTIPVFSDRRPELYR; the protein is encoded by the coding sequence ATGAATAAACCGACACGATGGAATGTTTCTCTGCTGCAAATGGATGTAAAAATCGGGGAGCCTGAAGAAAATTTCGCCAATTTGGAACGGATGCTCGGGGAGGCGGTCCGATCCGAAGCGAAGCCGGATTTAATCCTGTTTCCGGAGATGTGGAACACGGGTTATGCTTTGGACCGCATCCACGATATCTCCGATCGCGATGGAGAGCGGACAAAGCGTTTTCTTTCGGCATTCAGCCGGGAGCATCAGGTGAATATCGTCGGCGGATCGATTGCCGACCTTAGACAAGGCAGCGTGCGCAATACGATTTACGTGTTTGACCGCAGCGGCAATGTCGTTGCCGATTATTCCAAAATCCATCTGTTCGGCTTGATGGATGAGGAGAAATATCTGGTTGCCGGCGATCGCGCCGGACGCCTGGAGATCGACGGCATTCCGGCCGGGATGATGATCTGCTACGATATCCGTTTTCCCGAGCTGTCCCGAACGCTTGCTTTGAACGGCGCCCAAATCCTGTTCGTGCCTGCGGAATGGCCGCATCCGCGGCTGCATCACTGGCGGACGCTGCTGACGGCCCGGGCGATTGAAAACCAGATGTATATCGTCGCTTGCAATCGGGTGGGCACCAGCGGGACGACCGAATTTTTCGGGCACTCAATGGTCATTGACCCTTGGGGGGAAATCCTTGCGGAAGGCGGCGAGCAGGAAGCCGTTCTGAATGCGGTCATCGATTTGTCCCTTGTAGATAAGGTTCGCGGCACGATACCCGTATTTTCGGACAGAAGGCCCGAGCTGTACCGTTGA
- the leuD gene encoding 3-isopropylmalate dehydratase small subunit, which translates to MEAFKKHTGIVAPVDRVNVDTDAIIPKQFLKRIERTGFGQFLFFEWRLLENGEPNPGFEMNKPRYQGASVLISRANFGCGSSREHAPWAIMDYGFKVVIAPSFADIFYNNCFKNGILPIKLSEEQVEELFQRTAGHEGYQLTVDLENKRITDAYGLDIPFDLDEHRRQFLLLGLDDIGLTLQHEDKIAAYEKAHA; encoded by the coding sequence ATGGAAGCTTTTAAAAAGCACACGGGCATCGTCGCGCCGGTGGATCGCGTCAACGTGGATACCGACGCCATCATTCCGAAGCAATTTTTGAAACGCATTGAACGCACCGGTTTCGGCCAATTTTTATTCTTCGAATGGAGACTTCTGGAGAACGGAGAACCGAATCCGGGCTTTGAAATGAACAAGCCGCGTTATCAAGGCGCCTCCGTCTTGATTTCCAGAGCCAATTTCGGCTGCGGCTCTTCCAGGGAGCATGCGCCGTGGGCGATTATGGATTACGGCTTCAAGGTCGTCATCGCTCCGTCGTTTGCCGATATCTTTTACAACAACTGCTTCAAAAACGGCATTCTTCCGATTAAATTATCCGAGGAGCAGGTTGAAGAATTGTTCCAGCGCACGGCCGGCCATGAAGGCTATCAGTTGACAGTGGATTTGGAAAATAAGCGGATTACCGATGCTTACGGCTTGGACATCCCGTTCGATCTCGATGAACACCGCCGCCAATTTCTGCTGCTCGGACTGGACGATATCGGCCTGACGCTGCAGCATGAGGACAAAATCGCCGCTTATGAAAAGGCGCATGCGTAG
- a CDS encoding N-acetylmuramoyl-L-alanine amidase encodes MKRFAFSLLSILLMISLLPVMVNAEKSIEIFVNGEKIESQHSPLIADQTVLMPLDAIRTGFGAQADWSQTSGSIAIRRSQVSMEMSVGRKEASVSGQSFEMDEAPRAVNGTVYVPARFTGGKLGAKVTWDALNRSLYIFVNDRKVQIESVNESPASQAGKESAASDGGDAGSGSGNKDGQAILSGNRKETPSSFSITQISRPEKPFVVQSIQSVGDQIVLQADAPLSSNVFGLSDPNRIVMDLPYGRFAEQLNGQKAGTSGEIPTNHPLISKIRYAVFSVIPSTIRIVIDLKQPAEYKVVADDTRHRLILSLRTHMYKVVVDAGHGGRDPGSTGVGGTDEKQFTLSLAQKVNQYLEAEPLLEPFMTRTDDSTVSLDDRVDFANRMQADLFVSVHANIYETNSAIRGGETYYSRSDSLPLAQILHRSVLAATGFPDRGVRQEDYRVIKNTTMPAALLEVGYFSNPSDEAQMLKADVQDRIARSIVEGIKEYLHLK; translated from the coding sequence ATGAAGCGCTTTGCCTTTTCCCTATTATCCATATTGCTCATGATATCCCTGCTGCCGGTCATGGTCAATGCCGAGAAATCGATTGAGATCTTCGTCAACGGTGAAAAAATCGAATCACAGCATTCTCCTCTTATTGCAGATCAGACCGTGCTGATGCCGCTTGACGCAATCCGTACCGGCTTCGGGGCGCAGGCGGATTGGTCGCAGACCTCGGGAAGCATTGCGATACGCCGCAGCCAGGTGTCGATGGAAATGTCCGTCGGCCGCAAGGAAGCTTCCGTCAGCGGGCAAAGCTTCGAGATGGACGAAGCTCCCCGCGCGGTAAACGGGACGGTTTACGTTCCGGCCCGGTTCACAGGAGGCAAACTGGGAGCGAAGGTCACCTGGGATGCACTCAACCGATCCCTATACATATTCGTGAACGACAGGAAAGTGCAAATCGAATCTGTCAATGAATCCCCTGCTTCCCAAGCCGGCAAAGAATCGGCCGCATCGGACGGGGGAGACGCCGGTTCCGGTTCCGGGAATAAAGACGGGCAGGCCATTTTGTCGGGCAATCGGAAGGAAACGCCGTCTTCCTTTAGCATTACCCAGATCAGCAGACCGGAAAAACCGTTTGTCGTGCAATCGATCCAATCGGTTGGCGACCAAATCGTCTTGCAGGCGGATGCGCCATTGTCCTCCAACGTATTCGGCCTCTCGGATCCGAACCGGATTGTAATGGACCTGCCCTACGGCCGCTTCGCAGAACAGCTGAACGGGCAGAAGGCCGGAACGAGCGGGGAAATACCGACGAACCATCCGCTGATTTCAAAAATCCGCTATGCCGTGTTTTCGGTAATTCCGTCCACGATCCGCATCGTGATCGATTTGAAGCAGCCGGCCGAATATAAGGTAGTGGCTGACGATACGCGCCACAGGCTGATTCTGTCGCTCCGCACGCACATGTACAAGGTGGTCGTCGATGCCGGGCACGGCGGCAGGGATCCGGGCTCGACCGGAGTCGGGGGAACGGATGAGAAGCAGTTTACACTCTCGCTGGCTCAGAAGGTGAATCAATATTTGGAAGCGGAACCGTTGTTGGAGCCGTTCATGACGAGAACCGACGATTCAACGGTTTCGCTGGATGATCGAGTCGATTTCGCGAACCGGATGCAGGCGGATCTGTTCGTCTCTGTGCACGCCAATATTTATGAAACAAACAGTGCGATTCGCGGCGGCGAGACGTATTATTCCCGCAGCGACAGCCTGCCGCTTGCCCAAATTTTGCACCGCAGCGTACTGGCGGCCACGGGCTTTCCGGACCGCGGCGTCCGTCAAGAGGATTACCGGGTGATCAAGAACACGACCATGCCTGCTGCGCTTTTGGAGGTCGGGTATTTTTCCAACCCTTCCGATGAAGCGCAGATGCTCAAAGCGGATGTTCAGGACCGGATCGCCCGGAGCATTGTCGAGGGAATCAAAGAGTATCTGCATCTGAAATGA
- a CDS encoding LysR family transcriptional regulator: MEFRQLQYAVQIALEMNFSRAAEKLHIAQPSLSQQLSKLEKELGVLLFFRNTNSVGLTYAGTVFLEKARKILDMTEQLKQEMEDIAEMRKGKLIVGSLPITGSHVLPLVLPIFKTRFPDIEVVLLEDTTANLEHSTANGQTDISLLTLPLEEPSLVYRTLLEEEIRLAVPPGHPYAGDQEKQSRGVRISDLHDEHFIVLKKGQGFRQIALDLCGKAGFSPKIVFESANIETVQSLVAAGMGIAFVPHMVTRSKSSDFSPVYLDLADPRPTRTLVIASRKGRYLSKAAEAFISTLMDVVK, from the coding sequence GTGGAATTCAGACAGCTGCAGTATGCCGTGCAAATCGCTTTGGAGATGAATTTCTCCAGAGCCGCCGAAAAGCTCCATATCGCCCAGCCCTCGCTCAGCCAGCAATTGTCCAAGCTGGAAAAAGAACTTGGCGTCCTGCTGTTTTTCCGCAATACGAACAGCGTCGGGCTGACATACGCGGGAACTGTCTTCCTTGAGAAGGCGCGTAAAATATTGGACATGACGGAACAGCTGAAGCAGGAAATGGAAGACATCGCCGAAATGCGCAAAGGAAAGCTGATTGTCGGCAGTCTGCCGATTACCGGCTCGCATGTTCTTCCGCTCGTGCTTCCGATTTTCAAAACCCGATTTCCCGATATTGAGGTTGTGCTGCTTGAGGACACGACGGCCAACCTGGAGCATTCCACGGCCAATGGCCAGACCGACATCAGCCTGCTCACGCTCCCGCTCGAGGAGCCTTCATTGGTATATCGAACGCTGCTTGAAGAGGAAATCCGTCTGGCCGTTCCGCCGGGCCATCCGTATGCCGGGGATCAGGAGAAGCAAAGCCGCGGGGTCCGAATCAGCGATTTGCACGACGAGCACTTTATCGTTCTGAAGAAGGGCCAGGGCTTTCGGCAGATCGCGCTGGATCTGTGCGGCAAAGCCGGATTCTCTCCGAAGATCGTGTTTGAATCCGCCAATATCGAAACCGTGCAGTCTTTGGTTGCCGCGGGTATGGGCATCGCTTTCGTGCCGCATATGGTCACGCGGAGCAAATCCAGCGATTTTTCCCCGGTTTATCTGGACTTGGCCGATCCGCGGCCGACCCGCACGCTGGTGATCGCCTCGAGGAAAGGAAGATATTTATCCAAGGCTGCGGAAGCGTTCATCTCCACGTTAATGGATGTCGTCAAATGA